A region of Granulibacter bethesdensis DNA encodes the following proteins:
- the purD gene encoding phosphoribosylamine--glycine ligase, with protein sequence MRVLVIGSGGREHALCWALAASPMLEKLWCAPGNPGIAAHAELVPLAVTDIAALVAFARDHAVDLVVPGPEAPLVAGLADALKEAGIRCFGPSAAAAQLEGSKTFTKEVADAAGIPTARWERFEDAEEARAFVRRRGAPIVVKADGLAAGKGVVVAATVEEAEAAITAMLEDGSLGAAGASVVIEECLIGEEASLFALCDGEHALLLGGAQDHKRVGEGDTGPNTGGMGAYTPTPFLTPEAADAAMKRIVTPALAEMARRGTPFRGVLFAGLMLTADGPQLIEFNVRFGDPECQALLPRLKSDLLAALRAACDGELGAFDLRWSEDATVAVVVAAKGYPGTPEPSGPIGGLEDAAAVPGALVFHAGTVRRGDEIHPAGGRVLTVVGRGPDIQTARDVAYRAVAALRWPEGFFRRDIGWRALRSA encoded by the coding sequence ATGCGGGTTCTGGTGATCGGATCGGGCGGCCGGGAACATGCTTTGTGCTGGGCGCTTGCCGCCAGCCCGATGCTGGAAAAATTGTGGTGCGCCCCCGGTAATCCGGGCATCGCCGCCCATGCGGAGCTTGTCCCCCTTGCTGTGACGGATATCGCGGCTCTGGTTGCTTTCGCACGGGATCATGCGGTTGATCTGGTGGTCCCCGGCCCTGAAGCGCCGCTGGTGGCGGGACTGGCCGATGCGCTGAAAGAAGCGGGAATCCGCTGCTTCGGTCCGAGCGCGGCGGCAGCGCAGCTGGAGGGCAGCAAGACTTTCACCAAGGAAGTGGCCGATGCTGCCGGTATTCCCACCGCCCGCTGGGAACGGTTTGAGGATGCGGAAGAAGCCCGCGCCTTCGTGCGCCGCCGCGGTGCGCCGATCGTTGTGAAAGCGGATGGACTGGCGGCTGGCAAGGGCGTTGTGGTGGCGGCCACGGTGGAGGAAGCGGAGGCCGCGATTACCGCCATGCTGGAGGATGGCAGCCTCGGTGCGGCGGGGGCTTCCGTGGTGATCGAGGAATGCCTGATCGGTGAGGAAGCCTCGCTGTTCGCCCTGTGTGATGGGGAGCACGCGCTGCTGCTGGGCGGGGCTCAGGATCACAAGCGGGTGGGCGAAGGCGATACCGGCCCGAATACTGGCGGCATGGGGGCCTACACCCCGACCCCGTTTCTGACGCCGGAAGCGGCGGATGCAGCGATGAAACGCATCGTTACCCCCGCTCTGGCGGAAATGGCGCGTCGGGGCACACCGTTCAGGGGTGTGTTGTTTGCCGGTCTGATGCTGACGGCGGATGGTCCTCAACTGATTGAATTCAATGTCCGTTTTGGTGACCCGGAATGTCAGGCCCTGCTGCCGCGTCTGAAATCTGACCTGCTGGCGGCCTTGCGGGCGGCCTGTGACGGAGAGCTGGGCGCGTTCGATCTGCGCTGGAGCGAGGATGCGACGGTCGCTGTCGTGGTGGCAGCGAAAGGCTATCCCGGCACGCCGGAGCCATCTGGACCGATCGGAGGGCTGGAGGATGCGGCTGCCGTGCCGGGCGCGCTGGTGTTCCATGCCGGAACCGTCCGACGGGGGGATGAAATCCATCCTGCCGGTGGCCGTGTGCTGACGGTGGTAGGGCGCGG
- the xseA gene encoding exodeoxyribonuclease VII large subunit codes for MDDSSNPHPTPETPAVVSGNRGLDNIPEYSVSDLSGTIKRTLEGAFGRVRVRGELTEVKRYPSGHIYLSLKDEGGKIAGVVWKFAVPRLGMLPENGVEVVATGKISSYADRSSYQLIIDRMEYAGAGALLARIEMLRQRLAEEGLFDAARKRALPLLPHVVGVVSSEKGAVLQDIRTTIARRFPRTVLLWPVPVQGEGAAAKIAAAIDGFGRLPPDGPVPRPDVLIVARGGGSLEDLMAFNEEVVIRAAAACPIPLISAVGHETDTTLIDYASDRRAPTPTAAAELAVPMRAELAADLAHKTARLGGALSRMTQGARLVLAQAERLLPDLPSLLGHARQRLDDRSLRLGMALPGLLAARRAALRNTALRLPRPAHIIAETRQHLRGAENRLHVAMPMLLAHKSSALRLHALQLGAGLRHSLHLHLRDARPLFARMKAAPLPGRLREAQARLDGLGARLESVSYQAVLARGYALVLDHDGHAVTRAARIASGQTLTLRFSDGEKTVQETGHPAGSTPPAGNGDVSVRRTARKKSGQQKQGDLLL; via the coding sequence ATGGACGATTCATCCAATCCACATCCGACCCCAGAAACCCCTGCCGTGGTATCCGGCAACCGGGGGCTGGACAATATTCCCGAATATTCGGTCTCCGACCTGTCCGGCACAATCAAACGCACGCTGGAAGGCGCATTCGGACGTGTGCGCGTGCGCGGCGAGCTGACCGAGGTCAAGCGCTACCCATCCGGCCATATCTATCTGTCGCTGAAGGATGAGGGCGGCAAAATTGCAGGCGTCGTATGGAAATTCGCCGTTCCCCGCCTCGGTATGCTGCCTGAAAACGGAGTTGAGGTGGTCGCGACCGGCAAAATCTCCTCCTATGCGGATCGTTCCTCCTACCAGCTCATCATCGACCGGATGGAGTATGCGGGAGCTGGAGCGCTGCTGGCGCGAATCGAGATGCTGCGTCAGCGTCTGGCGGAGGAAGGGCTGTTCGATGCCGCCCGCAAACGCGCCCTGCCGCTGCTGCCGCACGTCGTGGGAGTGGTCAGCTCTGAAAAAGGGGCCGTTCTTCAGGACATCCGCACCACCATCGCCCGGCGCTTTCCCCGCACGGTCCTGCTCTGGCCGGTGCCGGTGCAAGGCGAAGGGGCCGCCGCGAAAATCGCCGCCGCGATCGACGGATTCGGCAGGCTGCCACCGGATGGACCGGTCCCCCGTCCCGATGTGCTGATCGTGGCGCGAGGAGGCGGTAGTCTGGAAGATCTGATGGCGTTCAATGAGGAAGTCGTCATCCGCGCCGCCGCCGCCTGCCCGATCCCCCTGATTTCCGCGGTCGGCCATGAAACCGATACAACCCTGATCGACTATGCCTCCGACCGGCGTGCGCCCACCCCGACGGCCGCGGCCGAACTGGCGGTGCCGATGCGGGCCGAACTCGCGGCTGATCTGGCTCACAAGACTGCGCGGCTCGGCGGGGCGCTGAGCCGGATGACGCAGGGCGCGCGGCTGGTGCTGGCTCAGGCCGAGCGTCTTCTGCCTGATCTGCCCTCCCTGCTTGGTCATGCGCGACAGAGGCTGGATGACCGCTCGCTGCGACTGGGCATGGCGCTGCCTGGCCTGCTGGCGGCAAGACGGGCCGCGTTACGGAATACAGCATTACGGCTGCCTCGTCCCGCCCATATTATTGCCGAAACCCGCCAGCACCTGCGAGGGGCCGAAAACCGTCTGCATGTGGCGATGCCCATGCTGCTGGCCCATAAAAGCAGTGCCCTGCGGCTGCATGCGCTGCAACTGGGGGCTGGTCTGCGGCACAGTCTTCATCTGCATCTGCGTGACGCCCGGCCCCTGTTTGCCCGCATGAAGGCAGCCCCCCTGCCCGGACGGCTGCGGGAGGCACAGGCGCGGCTGGACGGGCTTGGCGCAAGGCTGGAGAGCGTTTCCTATCAGGCGGTGCTGGCGCGCGGCTATGCGCTGGTGCTGGATCATGATGGCCATGCCGTCACCCGGGCGGCCCGGATCGCCAGCGGGCAGACGCTCACCTTGCGCTTCAGCGATGGCGAGAAAACCGTACAGGAAACAGGCCATCCGGCAGGGAGCACGCCACCGGCTGGAAACGGCGATGTCTCTGTCAGACGCACGGCCCGAAAAAAGTCAGGCCAGCAGAAGCAGGGGGATCTGCTGCTGTAA
- a CDS encoding ABC transporter permease: MSDLSVSLPVSFPGIRPRDGRLRLSLSGRVGRFLLGVGGLGILLAVWWLFTGPLAAEGSFSRRFAPGLALTSLIEMGWHGDLLTHVWLSLKRVLVGLVVALAVGVPLGLAVGSLRVVEAATSPVFQFLRMISPLSWMPVAVMVLGVGDAPIYFLLSFAAVWPILLSTADGVKQLDRRWLLLAQSLAATRWETLTRIVLPGVLAPVLTGVRLAIGVLWIVLVPAEMLGVAGGLGYLVLDTRDRMAYGELTAVVLVIGLLGFLLDAIARFLYRMRTHG, translated from the coding sequence GTGAGCGATCTGTCTGTGTCCCTGCCGGTTTCTTTTCCCGGTATCCGTCCGCGTGATGGCCGCCTGCGTCTCAGCCTGTCTGGTCGTGTGGGGCGCTTCCTGCTGGGCGTGGGAGGCTTGGGGATATTGCTGGCTGTCTGGTGGCTGTTCACCGGACCATTGGCCGCGGAAGGCAGTTTCAGCCGTCGCTTCGCACCCGGGCTGGCTCTGACCAGCCTGATCGAGATGGGGTGGCATGGTGATTTACTGACCCATGTCTGGCTCAGCCTGAAGCGCGTGCTGGTAGGATTGGTGGTGGCGTTGGCGGTGGGTGTACCGCTGGGGCTGGCGGTCGGCAGCTTGCGAGTGGTGGAAGCCGCCACATCGCCGGTGTTCCAGTTTTTGCGTATGATCTCCCCGCTTTCCTGGATGCCGGTGGCCGTCATGGTGCTGGGGGTGGGGGATGCGCCGATCTATTTCCTGCTGTCTTTTGCCGCGGTCTGGCCCATCCTGCTCAGTACCGCTGATGGTGTGAAGCAGCTTGACCGGCGCTGGCTGCTGCTGGCGCAGAGCCTTGCGGCAACACGGTGGGAAACCCTGACACGTATCGTCCTGCCGGGGGTTCTGGCACCTGTCCTGACGGGTGTCCGGCTGGCGATCGGTGTTTTGTGGATCGTGCTGGTGCCGGCGGAAATGCTCGGTGTGGCCGGCGGACTTGGTTATCTCGTGCTCGATACCAGAGACCGCATGGCGTATGGCGAGTTGACGGCGGTCGTGCTCGTGATCGGTCTGCTCGGGTTTTTACTCGATGCGATCGCACGTTTTCTCTACCGGATGCGTACCCACGGCTGA
- a CDS encoding ABC transporter substrate-binding protein, with translation MDNEFFSRRDALRLAGLFTAAGALPLLQARKAKAQAGPDAPLRIGYLPITDSTPLLVAHGQGFFEAEGIRAEKPVMLRSWSQVIEAFLSGQVDMVHLLSPMTIWARFGSQAPLKVVAWNHLDGSGLTVQPGINSVKELGGQTVAVPFWYSIHNVVLGTLLKANGLKPVIARNGKAPAADEVALVVMAPSDMLPALAARRIAGYIVAEPFNAAAEAQNIGKVLRFTGDVWRDHACCVVAMHEEDLTRRPEWSQKAVTAVVKAQAWIRDHRAETAQLISRENPNRYTPHPAAVLAKVLAPSETAHADYVASGAIHHADWTNRRIDFQPYPFPSYTEELVRRLQDTLVEGDRGFLTALDPAAATRELVDDRFVRHAIAAAGGPGVFGISDSFTRTETIAA, from the coding sequence ATGGACAATGAATTTTTTTCGCGACGGGATGCCCTGCGACTGGCCGGGCTTTTCACGGCGGCGGGGGCATTGCCGTTGTTGCAGGCCAGAAAGGCCAAGGCGCAGGCGGGACCAGATGCGCCATTGCGGATCGGGTATCTGCCGATCACGGATTCGACTCCGCTTCTGGTCGCGCATGGGCAGGGTTTTTTCGAAGCCGAAGGGATCCGCGCGGAAAAGCCGGTGATGCTGCGTTCCTGGTCACAGGTGATCGAGGCGTTTCTCTCGGGCCAGGTCGATATGGTTCATCTGCTGTCCCCCATGACCATCTGGGCCCGTTTCGGCAGCCAGGCACCGTTGAAGGTGGTGGCATGGAATCATCTCGATGGCTCCGGCCTGACGGTGCAGCCCGGCATCAACAGTGTGAAAGAGCTGGGGGGTCAGACGGTCGCTGTGCCGTTCTGGTATTCCATCCATAATGTCGTGCTGGGTACGCTGCTGAAGGCCAATGGATTGAAGCCCGTCATTGCCCGCAACGGCAAAGCCCCTGCTGCGGATGAGGTGGCGCTGGTGGTGATGGCTCCCTCCGACATGCTTCCGGCGCTCGCGGCCCGGCGTATTGCCGGGTATATCGTGGCAGAGCCTTTCAACGCGGCGGCAGAGGCACAGAATATAGGAAAAGTGCTGCGTTTCACGGGGGATGTCTGGCGTGATCACGCCTGCTGCGTCGTGGCGATGCATGAGGAAGACCTGACAAGGCGACCGGAATGGTCCCAGAAGGCCGTGACGGCAGTCGTCAAGGCGCAGGCATGGATCCGCGATCATCGCGCAGAGACGGCTCAATTGATCTCACGCGAGAATCCCAATCGCTATACACCGCATCCCGCTGCGGTGCTGGCGAAGGTGCTGGCGCCATCGGAAACGGCGCACGCGGATTATGTGGCCTCCGGCGCGATCCACCATGCCGACTGGACCAATCGACGGATCGATTTTCAGCCTTATCCCTTTCCTTCCTATACCGAGGAACTGGTGCGGAGGTTGCAAGATACCCTTGTCGAGGGTGATCGCGGCTTCCTGACGGCACTGGACCCGGCTGCTGCCACGCGTGAACTGGTGGATGACCGTTTCGTGCGTCACGCCATTGCGGCGGCAGGTGGTCCGGGCGTGTTCGGAATCTCCGACAGCTTCACCCGCACGGAGACGATTGCGGCGTGA
- a CDS encoding ABC transporter ATP-binding protein — MNAALSARDIALHYPGSPQPVLSGLDLDLHPGRIVALLGPSGIGKSSLLRTLAGLETASFGRIMVGGSAIEGAHPAVALAFQNPALLPWLTLEKNVGFGLDFKHQPALTASQRKARVQDAIAAVGLQAARHLHPSQLSGGMASRAALARCLARHPAVLLLDEPFGALDEVTRAEMQQLLLRIVAERRPATLLITHDIDEALLLADRVLLLGGTPAGVVGDWDIDLPQPRAAMLAELGRLRIDILQTLRTALRSH; from the coding sequence ATGAATGCTGCCCTGTCGGCGCGTGACATAGCCCTGCATTATCCCGGCTCGCCTCAGCCTGTGCTGTCGGGGTTGGATCTCGATCTTCATCCGGGCCGGATCGTGGCTCTGCTGGGGCCGAGCGGTATCGGCAAATCCAGCCTGTTACGAACTTTGGCCGGGCTGGAAACAGCCAGCTTTGGCCGGATTATGGTGGGGGGAAGCGCCATTGAGGGGGCTCATCCCGCTGTGGCGCTGGCTTTCCAGAACCCGGCTTTGCTGCCCTGGCTGACGCTGGAGAAGAATGTCGGGTTCGGCCTTGATTTTAAACATCAGCCCGCCCTGACGGCATCGCAGCGTAAGGCGCGGGTGCAGGATGCGATTGCTGCCGTCGGCTTGCAGGCGGCTCGGCATCTTCATCCTTCGCAGCTCTCCGGTGGCATGGCCAGCCGTGCGGCGCTGGCGCGCTGTCTCGCCCGTCATCCTGCCGTGCTGTTGCTGGATGAGCCGTTCGGTGCGCTCGATGAGGTGACGCGGGCCGAAATGCAGCAGCTTCTGCTGCGCATCGTGGCAGAGCGCCGCCCGGCTACGCTGCTGATTACCCACGATATCGATGAGGCTCTGCTGTTGGCCGATCGTGTTCTTCTGCTGGGGGGCACTCCGGCCGGTGTGGTGGGAGATTGGGACATAGACCTTCCTCAACCGCGTGCGGCGATGCTGGCTGAACTGGGCAGGCTGCGTATCGATATTCTCCAAACCTTGCGCACGGCCCTGCGGAGCCATTGA
- a CDS encoding acyl-CoA dehydrogenase family protein → MSALPAALSEWLEQNALALDEGHIDPALLLPGLAQAGLFAVGLSGAEGSAGSTLPEAVEAIASVSSHSLAAGFVFWSHRSFIEYLLQSPNEGLRNRLLPALLRGEEAGATGLSNAMKFLSGLEPLQITAQPEGQGYRLSGRMPWVTNLRVEGFQVAAAIGHADGSGAFIAALPHDAPGLTRSDDLNLLGLRAANTAAITLHETWIDADQIIHPDASVWLPQVRPAFLGLQCGLSIGLARRSLAEALRHEGAARDVLHEPLDNLTARLRDEERALYAGLRTERFLAVPEALFEIRIRLAAIVAEAVGLELQASGGKAYLQPHGSAFARRWREAAFIPVITPSLVQLQDALARHTRNRECAA, encoded by the coding sequence ATGTCTGCTCTTCCCGCTGCCCTGTCCGAATGGCTGGAGCAAAACGCTCTGGCGCTGGATGAAGGCCATATCGATCCGGCCCTGCTGCTGCCCGGACTGGCACAGGCAGGCCTGTTCGCCGTGGGTCTTTCCGGCGCGGAGGGCAGCGCAGGCAGCACTCTTCCGGAGGCTGTGGAGGCCATCGCCTCGGTTTCATCGCATTCTCTGGCGGCCGGCTTCGTGTTCTGGAGCCATCGCTCCTTCATCGAATATCTGCTGCAAAGCCCGAATGAAGGGCTCCGCAACCGTCTGTTGCCCGCTTTGCTGCGGGGGGAGGAAGCAGGGGCGACCGGCCTGTCCAATGCGATGAAGTTCCTGTCGGGGCTGGAGCCGCTTCAGATTACCGCGCAGCCGGAAGGACAGGGATACAGGCTGTCCGGTCGGATGCCATGGGTGACCAATCTGCGGGTGGAAGGATTTCAGGTGGCCGCTGCGATCGGCCATGCGGATGGAAGCGGGGCGTTCATCGCTGCCCTGCCGCATGATGCGCCGGGGCTGACGCGCAGTGACGATCTCAACCTGCTCGGCCTGCGCGCGGCGAATACGGCGGCGATCACCCTGCACGAGACATGGATCGACGCGGATCAGATCATTCATCCTGACGCTTCTGTCTGGCTGCCGCAGGTGCGGCCAGCTTTTCTGGGTCTGCAATGCGGCCTGTCGATCGGCCTGGCCCGTCGCTCTCTGGCTGAAGCGCTGCGGCACGAAGGGGCGGCCCGCGATGTCCTGCATGAACCGCTGGACAATCTGACCGCGCGTCTTCGGGATGAGGAGCGCGCCCTGTATGCCGGGCTGAGGACGGAACGGTTTCTGGCCGTGCCGGAGGCGCTGTTTGAAATCCGCATCCGTCTGGCCGCCATTGTGGCCGAGGCAGTGGGGCTGGAATTACAGGCATCGGGCGGCAAGGCGTATCTTCAGCCGCATGGCTCCGCCTTCGCCCGGCGGTGGCGGGAGGCTGCTTTCATTCCGGTGATTACCCCCAGCCTGGTGCAGTTGCAGGATGCTCTGGCCAGACACACACGCAACCGGGAGTGCGCGGCATGA
- a CDS encoding carboxymuconolactone decarboxylase family protein has product MSRFPLRTLENAPTEAQPALVAAEKNNGFLPNLLRVLANAPVALETYLTVSGINARASLTLQEREVVQITAAATHGCGFCVAGHTALATKKAGLDVATVEALRQLDRVADARLAALADFTRAVISSRGAVSDEALATFKAAGFTDQQALEVVLGVSLATLCNFANNLGQPPLNEQLEPFRWNGLTTGSVG; this is encoded by the coding sequence ATGTCTCGTTTCCCTCTTCGTACCCTGGAAAATGCGCCGACCGAGGCGCAACCCGCTTTGGTGGCGGCAGAGAAAAATAACGGTTTCCTGCCCAATCTGCTCCGCGTGCTGGCCAATGCTCCGGTCGCGCTGGAGACCTATCTGACCGTTTCCGGAATCAACGCACGCGCCAGCCTGACCTTGCAGGAAAGGGAGGTTGTGCAGATCACCGCCGCAGCCACCCACGGATGCGGTTTCTGTGTGGCGGGCCATACCGCACTGGCAACCAAAAAAGCCGGGCTGGATGTCGCCACTGTGGAGGCTCTGCGTCAGCTTGACCGGGTGGCCGATGCCAGACTGGCGGCGCTGGCCGATTTTACGCGGGCCGTCATCTCATCGCGCGGGGCCGTATCGGATGAAGCGCTGGCCACTTTCAAGGCAGCCGGTTTCACGGATCAACAGGCGCTGGAAGTGGTGCTGGGCGTCAGCCTGGCGACCTTGTGCAATTTCGCCAACAATCTGGGTCAGCCCCCGTTGAATGAACAGCTGGAGCCGTTCCGCTGGAATGGTCTCACCACCGGCTCCGTCGGGTAA
- a CDS encoding 6-carboxytetrahydropterin synthase, which produces MTIVSSSTPRVLEIGKQFTFEAAHTLHREIETDSSLRVHGHSYRVEVVLRGGVDPASGMLMDLGLLQRKMDAVRNALDHRLLDEVPGLAPATMENIALFIWRHLAPDLPALAEVSVFRDTLGERCTCRGA; this is translated from the coding sequence ATGACGATCGTTTCTTCCTCTACCCCCCGTGTGCTTGAAATTGGCAAGCAGTTCACCTTTGAGGCCGCCCATACGCTGCATCGGGAGATCGAGACCGATTCCAGCCTGCGTGTTCACGGCCATTCCTACCGTGTGGAGGTGGTGCTGCGTGGCGGGGTTGATCCGGCTAGCGGCATGCTGATGGATCTCGGCCTGTTGCAACGGAAGATGGATGCGGTCCGCAACGCGCTGGATCATCGTCTGCTGGACGAGGTGCCGGGTCTTGCTCCCGCGACGATGGAGAACATCGCTCTGTTCATATGGCGGCATCTCGCCCCTGATCTTCCCGCGCTGGCGGAAGTCAGCGTGTTCCGTGACACGCTGGGCGAACGTTGCACCTGCCGGGGGGCATAA
- the queE gene encoding 7-carboxy-7-deazaguanine synthase: MTQPARTYTVKEIFLTLQGEGIHAGRPAVFCRFAGCNLWSGREEDRQTARCTFCDTDFIGMDGENGGRYPDAASLARAIAACWQGGAEHRFVVLTGGEPLLQVDAALIDALHEAGFQIAVETNGTQPAPEGLDWICVSPKADNSLALTRGDELKLVFPQPDAPPERFEALDFRHFLLQPLDDSRRADHTRAAIEYCLHHPRWRLSVQTHKTLGIP, from the coding sequence ATGACGCAGCCCGCCCGTACTTACACCGTGAAGGAAATTTTCCTGACCTTGCAGGGGGAGGGCATCCATGCCGGCCGTCCGGCGGTGTTCTGCCGTTTTGCGGGCTGCAATCTCTGGAGCGGTCGGGAAGAAGATCGGCAGACGGCACGCTGTACCTTCTGCGACACTGATTTTATCGGCATGGATGGCGAAAACGGTGGTCGCTATCCCGATGCCGCCAGTCTGGCGCGGGCCATTGCTGCGTGCTGGCAGGGCGGGGCAGAGCATCGCTTCGTCGTGCTGACCGGGGGGGAGCCGCTGTTACAGGTGGATGCCGCCCTGATCGACGCGCTGCATGAGGCCGGTTTTCAGATTGCGGTGGAGACCAACGGGACGCAACCGGCTCCGGAGGGGCTGGACTGGATCTGTGTCAGCCCCAAGGCGGATAATTCTCTGGCCCTGACACGGGGGGACGAACTGAAACTGGTGTTTCCCCAGCCGGATGCGCCGCCGGAGCGGTTTGAGGCTCTGGATTTCCGGCATTTCCTGCTACAGCCGCTGGACGATTCGCGGCGCGCGGATCACACAAGGGCTGCGATTGAATACTGCCTCCATCATCCGCGCTGGCGCCTGTCGGTGCAGACCCATAAGACGCTGGGCATACCCTGA
- a CDS encoding TetR family transcriptional regulator, translating into MTQERDDTAFDHALTAAAFSVIAERGWRGLTVAEAARRAGLPLDQARRRFPDRFAILSAFGRQADEAALARPLPGGEIRDRLLDILMRRIDVLQLHRQGVLALLRAVPFDPVLALFLARRDRASMGWLLEGAGIPSGGILGGLRIKGLLAVWAWTIRAWSRDETEELGPTLAALDVSLERAEQFASLLPSVQPVGSEADEEDAGVHAAPEQRVAVPPDEPSPA; encoded by the coding sequence ATGACGCAGGAACGCGATGATACCGCTTTCGATCATGCCCTGACCGCCGCGGCATTTTCCGTGATTGCTGAGCGTGGCTGGCGTGGGTTGACTGTGGCGGAGGCGGCACGGCGGGCCGGTCTGCCGCTCGATCAGGCGCGTCGGCGCTTTCCTGACCGGTTTGCGATCCTGTCGGCGTTCGGACGGCAGGCAGATGAAGCCGCCTTGGCCAGACCTCTGCCGGGGGGGGAGATCAGGGATCGCCTGCTGGATATTCTCATGCGTCGTATCGACGTATTGCAGCTTCATCGTCAGGGCGTGCTGGCGCTGTTGAGAGCGGTGCCGTTCGATCCGGTGCTGGCGCTGTTTCTGGCCCGACGTGATCGCGCCAGTATGGGCTGGCTGCTGGAAGGGGCCGGCATTCCCTCCGGCGGGATTCTGGGCGGCCTGCGGATCAAGGGATTGCTGGCCGTCTGGGCGTGGACCATCCGGGCATGGAGCCGCGACGAGACCGAAGAACTCGGCCCTACCCTGGCGGCGCTGGATGTGTCTCTGGAACGGGCGGAACAGTTTGCCTCCCTGCTGCCTTCTGTTCAGCCGGTCGGATCGGAGGCTGATGAGGAGGATGCCGGGGTGCATGCCGCCCCGGAGCAACGTGTCGCCGTTCCACCGGATGAGCCATCGCCGGCTTAA
- the proC gene encoding pyrroline-5-carboxylate reductase, producing the protein MSLPPIPPILLVGCGKMGGAMLRSWQERGLSRSFVVSPSPRALGENVSVVPDATHIPADFRPAAVILAVKPQVAPSILPAYARFAGHAVFLSVMAGLTQAALAGILGEEAAIIRSMPNTPSAIGKGFTMAHAGPHVDGAQCSLCHTLLEAVGTVAWAEQETELLAATAISGGGPAYVFLIAELLERCALEQGLEPALARSMARQTVIGAASLLEREDADAAVLRRAVTSPGGTTEQALKVLMADDALPSAFSRAVKAAIRRAGELSGAPVMEPVR; encoded by the coding sequence ATGAGCCTTCCCCCGATCCCGCCCATCCTGCTGGTCGGTTGCGGCAAGATGGGCGGCGCCATGTTACGTTCATGGCAGGAGCGGGGATTGTCCCGCTCCTTTGTCGTTTCACCCTCCCCGCGTGCTTTGGGGGAGAACGTGAGCGTTGTGCCGGATGCGACGCATATTCCCGCTGATTTTCGTCCGGCTGCCGTAATTCTGGCGGTGAAGCCGCAGGTCGCGCCGTCCATTTTGCCCGCTTACGCCCGCTTTGCCGGGCATGCGGTGTTTCTGTCCGTCATGGCCGGGCTGACGCAGGCCGCTCTGGCCGGGATACTGGGTGAGGAAGCGGCGATTATCCGTTCCATGCCGAATACCCCTTCAGCGATTGGTAAAGGGTTCACCATGGCGCATGCCGGTCCGCATGTGGATGGCGCACAGTGTAGTCTGTGCCACACCCTGCTGGAGGCCGTCGGTACCGTGGCATGGGCGGAGCAGGAAACCGAGCTTCTGGCAGCCACGGCGATTTCCGGTGGTGGCCCGGCCTATGTGTTTCTGATCGCGGAATTGCTGGAGCGTTGTGCCCTGGAACAGGGGCTGGAGCCTGCTCTGGCGCGCAGCATGGCCCGTCAGACAGTGATTGGGGCGGCCTCGCTGCTGGAGCGGGAGGACGCCGATGCGGCGGTATTGCGCCGCGCTGTGACCAGCCCCGGGGGGACCACGGAACAGGCGTTGAAAGTACTGATGGCCGACGACGCCCTGCCTTCTGCTTTTTCACGCGCCGTCAAGGCGGCGATCAGACGGGCAGGCGAATTGTCTGGTGCGCCGGTTATGGAACCGGTGCGGTAG
- a CDS encoding YbjN domain-containing protein, with the protein MTALSFSVQERSSNPLDMLEQIVTANDWIFDRRSDHEMAAEAPGKWCDYGLYFSWSSEISAMHFTCTFDLKVPEKRRAALYELLALANDKLWIGHFGMDSEDGMPLFRHSVLLRGAPGASAESLEDMMDIAITECERFFPAFQFVLWGGKAPTEAMAAAMLECVGEA; encoded by the coding sequence ATGACTGCCCTGTCCTTCTCCGTGCAGGAGCGTTCCTCCAATCCGCTGGATATGCTGGAGCAGATCGTCACCGCAAATGACTGGATTTTCGATCGCCGCAGCGATCACGAAATGGCCGCTGAGGCCCCCGGAAAATGGTGTGATTACGGGCTGTATTTCAGTTGGTCGTCTGAAATCAGCGCTATGCATTTCACCTGTACATTCGATCTGAAAGTACCGGAAAAGCGGCGCGCCGCCCTTTATGAGCTGTTGGCGCTGGCCAATGACAAGCTCTGGATCGGCCATTTCGGAATGGATAGTGAGGATGGCATGCCGCTGTTCCGGCATTCCGTTCTGTTGCGTGGCGCGCCGGGTGCGTCGGCGGAAAGTCTGGAGGACATGATGGATATCGCCATTACGGAATGCGAACGGTTTTTCCCGGCCTTCCAGTTCGTGCTGTGGGGTGGCAAGGCCCCGACCGAGGCCATGGCTGCGGCAATGCTCGAATGTGTGGGGGAGGCATGA